The Impatiens glandulifera chromosome 3, dImpGla2.1, whole genome shotgun sequence genome contains a region encoding:
- the LOC124930890 gene encoding probable lipid phosphate phosphatase beta: MESKPPAPESASPPAMSSILLRLTAVDTAVSGRLYAVAQPILPRPLLKTLEISGDGRLFFPVAISLLLSPLSSASPTLRFFIANLIIGGILDLLLIGLIKQIVRRPRPVYNKGMFLTFAVDHWSFPSGHSSRVCFVAAFLYLSSAVIGEGIAQLRSARIDFVDRWLGLVDEGNAIVYIVLLVCSWATTTSVSRIFLGRHFVFDVVAGACLGILEANIVFHFLNCSVLTSAYESWNS; this comes from the coding sequence ATGGAATCCAAACCACCAGCGCCAGAATCCGCTTCACCACCGGCGATGTCATCAATCCTCCTCCGACTTACCGCCGTAGACACCGCCGTCTCCGGCCGTCTCTACGCCGTCGCACAGCCCATCCTCCCTCGTCCGCTTCTCAAAACCCTTGAGATCTCTGGTGACGGTCGCCTCTTTTTCCCTGTTGCCATTTCTCTTCTTCTATCTCCGCTCTCCTCCGCTTCGCCAACCCTTCGTTTCTTCATCGCTAATCTCATTATCGGAGGAATCCTCGACCTCCTTCTAATCGGCCTCATCAAACAAATCGTTCGCCGGCCCCGTCCTGTGTATAATAAAGGAATGTTCCTAACATTTGCCGTCGATCACTGGTCCTTCCCCAGCGGCCATTCCTCTAGGGTTTGCTTTGTTGCTGCATTCTTGTATCTCTCCTCGGCAGTTATTGGCGAGGGAATTGCCCAACTGAGGTCAGCTCGTATCGACTTTGTGGATAGATGGTTAGGTTTAGTCGACGAGGGAAATGCTATTGTTTATATTGTTTTGCTGGTTTGTTCTTGGGCAACCACCACGTCGGTCTCTAGGATTTTCCTTGGCCGCCATTTCGTTTTTGATGTTGTTGCTGGTGCTTGTCTTGGAATTCTTGAAGCCAACATTGTCTTTCACTTTCTCAACTGTTCAGTTCTCACCTCAGCATATGAGAGCTGGAACTCGTGA